A single window of Archangium gephyra DNA harbors:
- a CDS encoding DoxX family protein produces the protein MSRDVAVARPSLLKTVARIWLGASLLLAGAGHLTWARTEFLAQVPKWVPLDADFVVLASGVVELVLGAALLFARRQRTQVGWVVAAFFVAVFPGNISQYTNGISAFGLDTDRARFIRLFFQPVLVACALWSTGAWAAYRASKRSSDATPSAGAKRQDIG, from the coding sequence ATGTCTCGAGACGTTGCCGTGGCACGTCCCAGTCTCCTGAAGACCGTTGCACGCATCTGGCTGGGAGCCTCCCTGCTCCTCGCGGGGGCGGGCCACCTCACGTGGGCCCGTACCGAGTTCCTGGCCCAGGTGCCGAAGTGGGTCCCCCTCGACGCCGACTTCGTCGTCCTCGCCTCGGGCGTGGTCGAGCTCGTGCTCGGCGCGGCGCTGCTCTTCGCGCGCAGGCAGCGCACGCAAGTCGGGTGGGTGGTGGCCGCGTTCTTCGTCGCGGTCTTCCCGGGCAACATCTCGCAGTACACGAATGGCATCAGCGCGTTCGGTCTCGACACCGACAGGGCGCGGTTCATCCGGCTCTTCTTCCAGCCCGTCCTCGTCGCCTGTGCGCTCTGGTCCACCGGCGCGTGGGCGGCCTATCGCGCGTCGAAGCGCTCGAGTGACGCAACACCTTCCGCGGGCGCTAAGCGCCAGGACATCGGGTAG
- a CDS encoding DUF3592 domain-containing protein, with protein MQLAIPQAPRRVPLSKVPGALARLVRGAALGLVLMAVLGAGAGALGRFVVEELDFLARAEELEGQLAALTLPPRGEREGAEATLEVLYAVGEVRYSASGVRTHAEYAEGLGPGARVRLLVDPRVPDKPREAGYVRARAKTLGLVPWGLGLGALVGVGLFVRELRRTLRAELEPLRKGMLVWLTPDGPLPESRREVLFPASFRKQDQTHAVRARLRSGRAPVRNGDKVLAAVLSSLPGEARVIDEELARTLGWVR; from the coding sequence ATGCAGCTCGCCATCCCCCAGGCTCCCCGACGCGTTCCCCTCTCGAAGGTGCCCGGTGCCCTTGCCCGGCTCGTGCGCGGAGCGGCCCTGGGACTGGTGCTGATGGCGGTGCTCGGCGCGGGCGCGGGGGCCCTGGGCCGCTTCGTGGTGGAGGAGCTGGACTTCCTCGCGCGCGCCGAGGAGCTGGAAGGCCAGCTGGCGGCGCTGACGCTGCCGCCCCGGGGCGAGCGCGAGGGCGCCGAGGCCACGCTGGAGGTGCTCTACGCGGTGGGCGAGGTGCGGTACTCGGCCAGCGGAGTGCGCACCCACGCCGAGTACGCCGAGGGCCTGGGGCCAGGGGCTCGCGTCCGGCTGCTGGTGGATCCGCGTGTGCCGGACAAGCCGCGGGAGGCGGGGTACGTGCGCGCGCGCGCGAAGACGCTGGGGCTGGTGCCCTGGGGACTGGGGCTCGGGGCACTCGTGGGCGTGGGCCTCTTCGTGCGGGAGCTGCGGCGGACGCTGCGCGCGGAGCTGGAGCCGCTGCGCAAGGGCATGCTGGTGTGGCTGACTCCGGACGGACCGCTGCCGGAGTCGCGCCGGGAGGTGCTCTTCCCGGCCAGCTTCCGGAAGCAGGATCAGACGCACGCGGTGCGCGCGCGCCTGCGCTCCGGCCGGGCGCCGGTGCGCAACGGAGACAAGGTGCTGGCCGCGGTGCTGTCCTCGCTGCCCGGCGAGGCCCGTGTCATCGACGAGGAGCTGGCACGGACCTTGGGGTGGGTCCGCTGA
- a CDS encoding NADPH-dependent F420 reductase: protein MKIAVLGTGMVGETIGGKLVALGHEVKMGSRSANNEKAAAWVKKVGAKASQGTFADATAFGELIFNCTSGSGSLEALNAAGKENLKGKLLLDISNPLDFSKGMPPTLFVSNTDSLGEQIQRAFPELKVVKTLNTISANVMVDPARIPGEHAVFVSGNDADAKAQVKRLLTEWFGWKQIIDLGDITTSRGTESYLPLWLRLWGALGTPDFNIQIVKKG from the coding sequence ATGAAGATCGCGGTTCTCGGTACCGGAATGGTGGGGGAGACGATCGGCGGCAAGCTGGTCGCGCTCGGGCACGAGGTGAAGATGGGCTCGCGCTCGGCGAACAACGAGAAGGCGGCGGCCTGGGTGAAGAAGGTTGGCGCGAAGGCCTCGCAGGGCACGTTCGCGGACGCGACGGCCTTCGGGGAGCTGATCTTCAACTGCACGTCGGGCTCGGGCTCCCTCGAGGCCCTGAATGCCGCCGGCAAGGAGAACCTGAAGGGCAAGCTCCTCCTGGACATCTCCAACCCGCTCGACTTCTCCAAGGGCATGCCGCCGACCCTGTTCGTCTCCAACACGGACTCGCTCGGCGAGCAGATCCAGCGCGCCTTCCCCGAGCTGAAGGTGGTCAAGACACTCAACACCATCAGCGCGAACGTGATGGTGGATCCCGCGCGCATCCCCGGAGAGCACGCCGTGTTCGTCTCCGGCAACGACGCCGACGCGAAGGCCCAGGTGAAGCGCCTCCTCACCGAGTGGTTCGGCTGGAAGCAGATCATCGACCTGGGCGACATCACCACCTCGCGCGGCACCGAGAGCTACCTGCCGCTGTGGCTCCGCCTGTGGGGTGCGCTGGGCACCCCGGACTTCAACATCCAGATCGTCAAGAAGGGCTGA
- a CDS encoding TIGR02265 family protein yields the protein MRRETGADPGELGAELELERRLGLATPADSVRGMFFRSVLEVMWALGDEASVEHCVEVCGRRKFADFTCYPTSDFLRLLWTAARLLGNGYGDFPGAMRALGRRASTDFFASATGRPLQALLAGEPKKLLDSLPMAYAAASANGGQCVVAWAQSGSALVQLDRDFLPRAYVEGALVAALEVVGAREPRVWSRVLGPLSSEYVLSWG from the coding sequence ATGAGGCGTGAGACCGGCGCGGACCCAGGTGAGCTCGGGGCCGAACTGGAGCTGGAGCGGAGACTCGGACTGGCGACCCCAGCCGACAGTGTGCGCGGGATGTTCTTCCGCAGCGTGCTGGAGGTGATGTGGGCGTTGGGGGACGAGGCCTCCGTGGAGCACTGCGTCGAGGTGTGTGGGAGGCGGAAGTTCGCGGACTTCACCTGCTACCCGACGAGTGACTTCCTCCGGCTGCTGTGGACGGCGGCGCGCTTGCTGGGCAACGGGTACGGGGACTTCCCCGGGGCGATGCGGGCGCTGGGGCGCCGGGCCTCCACGGACTTCTTCGCCTCCGCCACGGGCAGGCCCTTGCAGGCGCTGTTGGCGGGTGAACCGAAGAAGCTGCTGGACAGCCTGCCCATGGCGTACGCGGCGGCCTCGGCCAATGGGGGCCAGTGCGTGGTGGCGTGGGCGCAGTCGGGCAGCGCCCTCGTGCAGCTGGATCGGGACTTCCTGCCGCGCGCGTACGTGGAGGGCGCGCTGGTGGCGGCGCTCGAGGTGGTGGGCGCGCGCGAGCCCCGGGTGTGGAGCCGGGTGCTGGGGCCGCTCTCCAGCGAGTACGTGTTGTCCTGGGGGTGA
- a CDS encoding ATP-binding protein, protein MSSTSTIQAGQAVAQTARPHGQGRWNQRLGGWILSRLDVFLSKPLRRAAPEEVVRCRLLVCIALGLMLLDMVLLLSLPVSPQPLMHATIGLFSLSMNTAALVLLRRRSSHELSALIVCSTIAATFVFTCITSTRPFSASHAASMLLPAMSVYLMGARLGFILTVPVALFVGLIHPVHFLARSSEPIHAGNLWIVDVCAAICMMVIWAVSWLHTAARNQAHAAREQALRTVRESERKLHSLIEHTDDQACSVDVEGRLIIANSAMRRAYRERYGFEPVPGEPFLARAPPEHQQGFQQLLAKALSGQGVRHEDTFVRGDRTQVTDISYNPVFGEDGRPLGVNLFGRDITERKESELKLSEMHRSLLDVSRHAGMAEVATGLLHNVGNTLNSVNVSANLVTERLRGLRVSGLVRSAELLREHSEDLCTFLATDPRGRQLPAYLIALADQLTEEQQALLDEQRTLTEGLEHVKSIVSMQQEHARFAGMVELMSVTRLIDDALRLQSVSFSRHGIEVHREYTDVPPILLDRHKLLQIILNLLSNARHAVIDSGRPDKRITIRVAPAPEDRLRIQVSDNGLGIPAENLGRLFSQGFTTRKNGHGFGLHISALSAIEMAGSLTCESEGEGRGATFTVELPMQSEDPRL, encoded by the coding sequence ATGTCGAGCACTTCCACCATCCAGGCGGGACAAGCGGTCGCGCAGACCGCGAGGCCCCATGGGCAGGGGCGTTGGAATCAGCGGCTGGGGGGGTGGATCCTCTCGCGGCTGGACGTCTTCCTGTCGAAGCCGCTGCGCCGGGCCGCGCCGGAGGAGGTGGTCCGCTGCCGCCTGCTGGTGTGCATCGCCCTGGGGCTGATGCTGCTCGACATGGTGCTGCTGCTCTCGCTGCCCGTCAGCCCCCAGCCCCTGATGCACGCCACGATCGGGCTCTTCTCCCTCTCCATGAACACGGCCGCGCTGGTGCTGCTGCGCCGCCGCTCCTCCCACGAGCTCTCCGCGCTGATCGTCTGCTCGACCATCGCCGCCACGTTCGTCTTCACCTGCATCACCAGCACCCGGCCCTTCTCGGCCTCGCACGCCGCGAGCATGCTCCTGCCCGCGATGTCGGTGTACCTGATGGGGGCCCGCCTGGGGTTCATCCTCACCGTGCCCGTGGCCCTGTTCGTGGGCCTCATCCACCCCGTCCACTTCCTCGCCCGCTCCTCCGAGCCCATCCACGCGGGCAACCTGTGGATCGTGGATGTCTGCGCCGCCATCTGCATGATGGTCATCTGGGCGGTGAGCTGGCTGCACACGGCCGCGCGCAACCAGGCCCACGCGGCGCGCGAGCAGGCGTTGCGCACCGTGCGCGAGAGCGAGCGCAAGCTGCACAGCCTCATCGAGCACACCGATGACCAGGCGTGCTCGGTGGACGTGGAGGGGCGGCTCATCATCGCCAACTCGGCCATGCGGCGCGCCTACCGCGAGCGCTATGGGTTCGAGCCGGTGCCGGGCGAGCCCTTCCTCGCCCGCGCTCCCCCGGAGCATCAACAAGGCTTCCAACAGCTCCTCGCGAAGGCGCTCAGCGGGCAGGGCGTGAGGCACGAAGACACCTTCGTGCGAGGGGACCGGACCCAGGTCACCGACATCTCCTACAACCCCGTCTTCGGCGAGGATGGCCGGCCGCTGGGGGTGAACCTCTTCGGACGGGACATCACCGAGCGCAAGGAGTCCGAGCTCAAGCTCAGCGAGATGCACCGCAGCCTGCTGGACGTCTCCCGCCACGCGGGCATGGCCGAGGTGGCCACCGGCCTGCTGCACAACGTGGGCAACACGCTCAACAGCGTCAACGTCTCGGCCAACCTCGTCACCGAGCGCCTGCGCGGCCTGCGGGTGAGCGGGCTCGTGCGCTCCGCGGAGCTGCTGCGCGAGCACTCCGAGGATCTGTGCACCTTCCTCGCCACGGATCCCCGCGGCCGGCAGCTCCCGGCCTACCTCATCGCCCTGGCGGACCAGCTCACCGAGGAGCAGCAGGCGCTGCTGGACGAGCAGCGGACGCTCACCGAGGGCCTCGAGCACGTCAAGTCCATCGTCAGCATGCAGCAGGAGCACGCGCGCTTCGCCGGCATGGTGGAGCTCATGTCGGTGACGCGGCTCATCGACGACGCCCTGCGCCTGCAGTCCGTCTCCTTCTCCCGCCATGGCATCGAAGTCCACCGCGAGTACACGGACGTGCCGCCCATCCTGCTGGACCGGCACAAGCTGCTGCAGATCATCCTCAACCTGCTGAGCAACGCGCGGCACGCGGTGATCGACAGCGGCAGGCCGGACAAGCGCATCACCATCCGCGTCGCGCCCGCGCCCGAGGACCGGCTGCGCATCCAGGTGTCCGACAACGGCCTGGGCATCCCCGCGGAGAACCTGGGGCGACTCTTCTCACAGGGCTTCACCACCCGGAAGAACGGCCACGGCTTCGGGCTGCACATCAGCGCCCTGTCCGCCATCGAGATGGCCGGCAGCCTCACCTGTGAGAGCGAGGGCGAAGGCAGGGGCGCCACCTTCACCGTCGAGCTGCCCATGCAGAGCGAGGATCCCCGCCTCTGA
- a CDS encoding N-acetylmuramoyl-L-alanine amidase → MLPRLVLLLAVLSPIATQAKRDPAEAAYQEARRSYYALKDDAARRKLRHNWLKVAARFEAVASSHPKSPRAPDALYTAAELLSELSRISFVAEDQQSAIADYTRVMESHPRHRLADDAALTLARMYFERLDQPEAARRVITRSLSSNPKGDRVRDLKALLASLPPPPASKTPAPSREKAPPAVASTPSSKPAATEPLPVIRVDLSKSAEPQPAPAQQTVASATAGERPGASPLIDAIGRHSREPASPQQAPQPVPAPEPKPAAVEPVKVAEQQPVKPSVEPPAKPAVVEPVKVAEQPVKPAVEPVKPAVEPTKIEVQPTKTEVLAANKPVTAPVDEHVAQARLKAVAMVSSHAELTLAEQLGLKVRRVVIDAGHGGHDTGAIGRKGTQEKEVTLAIAQKLARELRDRGLEVMLTREGDRYLKLEERARMANEMRGDLFISIHCNSAPTSKLRGIETYTLNTSADRYSIRLAARENASSEKGISDLQFILADLATKANTEESTRLATRVQKNLVSHLSSGYKGVRDLGTKEALFYVLLGAKMPAILVETSFLSHAEEESRLASEKYQEDVAQAIALGVEDFLGRRQLAKVQVD, encoded by the coding sequence ATGCTCCCGCGCCTCGTCCTGCTCCTGGCTGTGCTGTCGCCGATCGCCACCCAGGCGAAACGGGATCCCGCCGAGGCCGCCTACCAGGAGGCACGCCGGTCCTACTACGCCCTCAAGGACGACGCCGCGCGGCGCAAGCTGCGCCACAACTGGCTCAAGGTGGCGGCCCGTTTCGAGGCCGTGGCCAGCAGCCATCCCAAGAGCCCTCGGGCCCCGGACGCGCTCTACACGGCCGCGGAGCTGCTCAGCGAGCTGAGCCGCATCTCCTTCGTCGCCGAGGATCAGCAGTCGGCCATCGCCGACTACACCCGCGTGATGGAGTCCCACCCGCGTCACCGGCTGGCGGACGACGCGGCGCTGACGCTCGCGCGCATGTACTTCGAGCGGTTGGATCAGCCCGAGGCGGCGCGCCGCGTCATCACCCGGAGCCTCTCGTCGAACCCCAAGGGTGATCGCGTCCGGGACTTGAAGGCGCTGCTGGCCTCGCTGCCGCCGCCTCCCGCGTCCAAGACGCCCGCGCCCTCGCGCGAGAAGGCCCCGCCCGCCGTGGCCTCCACCCCTTCGTCCAAGCCGGCCGCCACCGAGCCACTCCCGGTGATCCGTGTCGACCTGTCCAAGTCGGCCGAGCCGCAGCCGGCGCCCGCGCAGCAGACCGTGGCCTCCGCGACGGCGGGGGAGCGGCCCGGTGCCTCGCCGCTGATCGATGCCATTGGCCGGCACTCGCGGGAGCCCGCCTCCCCGCAGCAGGCGCCGCAGCCGGTGCCCGCTCCGGAGCCGAAGCCGGCGGCGGTGGAGCCGGTGAAGGTGGCCGAGCAGCAGCCCGTGAAGCCCTCCGTGGAGCCCCCGGCGAAGCCGGCGGTGGTGGAGCCGGTGAAGGTGGCCGAGCAGCCCGTGAAGCCCGCGGTGGAGCCGGTGAAGCCCGCCGTGGAGCCCACGAAGATCGAGGTGCAGCCCACGAAGACCGAGGTGCTCGCGGCGAACAAGCCCGTCACCGCGCCGGTGGACGAGCATGTGGCGCAGGCCCGGCTCAAGGCGGTGGCCATGGTGTCCAGCCACGCCGAGCTGACGCTGGCGGAGCAGCTCGGGCTGAAGGTGCGCCGGGTGGTGATCGACGCGGGCCACGGGGGCCATGACACGGGTGCCATCGGCCGCAAGGGGACGCAGGAGAAGGAAGTGACGCTGGCCATCGCGCAGAAGCTGGCGCGCGAGCTGCGAGACCGGGGCCTGGAGGTGATGCTCACCCGCGAGGGCGATCGCTACCTCAAGCTGGAGGAGCGCGCGCGCATGGCCAACGAGATGCGGGGCGATCTCTTCATCTCCATCCACTGCAACTCGGCGCCCACCTCGAAGCTGCGCGGCATCGAGACGTATACGCTCAACACGTCGGCGGACCGCTACTCCATCCGCCTGGCGGCGCGGGAGAACGCGTCCTCGGAGAAGGGCATCAGCGACCTGCAGTTCATCCTCGCGGACCTGGCCACCAAGGCCAACACCGAGGAGTCCACGCGGCTGGCCACCCGGGTGCAGAAGAACCTCGTGAGCCACCTGTCCAGCGGCTACAAGGGCGTGAGGGATCTGGGCACGAAGGAGGCGCTCTTCTACGTGCTGCTGGGCGCGAAGATGCCGGCCATCCTCGTGGAGACGTCCTTCCTGTCCCACGCCGAGGAGGAGAGCCGCCTGGCCTCGGAGAAGTACCAGGAGGACGTGGCCCAGGCCATCGCCCTGGGTGTGGAGGACTTCCTCGGCCGCCGCCAGCTGGCCAAGGTGCAGGTGGACTAG